One part of the Solanum dulcamara chromosome 8, daSolDulc1.2, whole genome shotgun sequence genome encodes these proteins:
- the LOC129898563 gene encoding SMR domain-containing protein At5g58720 isoform X1, whose product MKHQKKKKRSKTCKQVGVGNGSLPSGNSNEGGESVVTALTDAFSSLSVEEAKCAYKEANGDLNKAMEILGEMVERKEEDKVTSCSSSSGNVSSSLDSSNSDMFVGGHSWQNSVQRKVKTKKLIASTGTVSTMIGKDYVRTTPKKSCSKFKGLNDETSSNDDVEQFLYSMLGENSDLSLAVIRDVLCQCGYEVEKALSVLLELSASSNEQPKLSDCSANWKEEAVFLHSSNGLTDRTSDSTSHSSEGEVLDNVWFWGPPGRNQLKVPAGNSEHSSSSTAGSSGPVLPQDILESLFNMPTPKSAEHEPTTMNWKNVVKKMTSLGQRFGSCPNDIPPLQHTHAEGAEYQLFREAAKQHWESMRSHYQKAATAFSNGQLGHAAYLADQGRLHNRKAQEADAKASQDIFAARNKNIENMITIDLHGQHVKPAMRLLKLHLLFGAFVRSVRLFRVITGCGAHGVGKSKLKNSVVELLKKENIEWTEENRGTLLIKLDGRMNFSFLDSDDDDDD is encoded by the exons ATGAAGcatcagaagaagaagaagagatcgAAAACTTGTAAACAAGTTGGGGTTGGTAATGGTTCTCTGCCATCTGGTAATAGCAATGAGGGAGGGGAGAGTGTTGTGACGGCTTTAACGGATGCATTTAGCTCTCTATCTGTGGAGGAAGCAAAGTGTGCTTATAAAGAGGCAAACGGGGACTTGAATAAAGCAATGGAGATTTTGGGTGAAATGGTGGAGCGTAAGGAAGAGGATAAAGTCACTAGTTGTTCTAGCTCAAGTGGAAATGTTAGTTCAAGTTTGGATTCGAGTAACTCGGATATGTTTGTTGGGGGTCATTCCTGGCAAAATTCAGTTCAGCGCAAGGTTAAGACGAAGAAATTGATAGCTTCTACTGGAACAGTCTCGACGATGATAGGGAAGGATTATGTGAGGACAACTCCAAAGAAGagttgttcaaagttcaagggATTAAATGATGAAACATCGAGCAACGATGATGTTGAGCAGTTTTTATATTCCATGCTTGGGGAGAACTCTGATTTGAGCTTAGCTGTCATCAGAGATGTGTTAT GTCAATGCGGATATGAAGTTGAGAAG GCTCTGAGTGTGTTGCTTGAATTATCAGCTTCCTCTAATGAGCAACCTAAGCTTAGCGACTGTAGTGCAAACTGGAAAGAAGAGGCAGTGTTTCTTCATTCAAGTAACGGT CTTACTGATAGGACATCTGATTCTACTTCTCATTCATCTGAAGGCGAAGTTCTTGATAATGTGTGGTTTTGGGGGCCTCCTGGCAG GAATCAGTTAAAAGTTCCTGCTGGAAACTCAGAACATTCTTCATCATCTACAGCAGGAAGTTCTGGGCCAGTACTTCCTCAAGATATCCTGGAATCTTTGTTTAATATGCCAACCCCTAAGAGTGCTGAACATGAACCAACTACTATGAACTGGAAGAATGTAGTGAAGAAAATGACATCTTTGGGACAAAGGTTTGGATCTTGTCCTAATGATATTCCACCACTACAGCATACTCATG CTGAGGGAGCTGAGTATCAGCTGTTTAGGGAAGCTGCAAAGCAACATTGGGAGTCAATGAGATCCCATTATCAGAAG GCTGCTACAGCTTTTTCAAATGGCCAATTGGGACATGCTGCTTATCTTGCGGATCAG GGTAGGCTACACAACCGAAAAGCTCAAGAGGCTGATGCGAAGGCTAGCCAGGATATATTTGCAGCTAG AAACAAGAACATTGAAAACATGATAACTATTGACTTACATGGGCAACATGTCAAACCAGCAATGAGACTTTTGAAACTGCACCTTCTGTTTGGAGCATTTGTACGCT CTGTTAGGTTGTTCAGGGTTATCACTGGATGTGGGGCACATGGCGTTGGGAAGTCGAAGCTGAAAAACTCG GTAGTTGAACTTTTGAAGAAAGAAAACATTGAATGGACTGAGGAGAATAGAGGAACATTGCTCATCAAACTCGATGGACGAATGAATTTTAGCTTTCTAGATTCTGATGACGATGATGATGACTGA
- the LOC129898563 gene encoding SMR domain-containing protein At5g58720 isoform X3 produces MKHQKKKKRSKTCKQVGVGNGSLPSGNSNEGGESVVTALTDAFSSLSVEEAKCAYKEANGDLNKAMEILGEMVERKEEDKVTSCSSSSGNVSSSLDSSNSDMFVGGHSWQNSVQRKVKTKKLIASTGTVSTMIGKDYVRTTPKKSCSKFKGLNDETSSNDDVEQFLYSMLGENSDLSLAVIRDVLCQCGYEVEKALSVLLELSASSNEQPKLSDCSANWKEEAVFLHSSNGLTDRTSDSTSHSSEGEVLDNVWFWGPPGRNQLKVPAGNSEHSSSSTAGSSGPVLPQDILESLFNMPTPKSAEHEPTTMNWKNVVKKMTSLGQRFGSCPNDIPPLQHTHAEGAEYQLFREAAKQHWESMRSHYQKAATAFSNGQLGHAAYLADQGRLHNRKAQEADAKASQDIFAASC; encoded by the exons ATGAAGcatcagaagaagaagaagagatcgAAAACTTGTAAACAAGTTGGGGTTGGTAATGGTTCTCTGCCATCTGGTAATAGCAATGAGGGAGGGGAGAGTGTTGTGACGGCTTTAACGGATGCATTTAGCTCTCTATCTGTGGAGGAAGCAAAGTGTGCTTATAAAGAGGCAAACGGGGACTTGAATAAAGCAATGGAGATTTTGGGTGAAATGGTGGAGCGTAAGGAAGAGGATAAAGTCACTAGTTGTTCTAGCTCAAGTGGAAATGTTAGTTCAAGTTTGGATTCGAGTAACTCGGATATGTTTGTTGGGGGTCATTCCTGGCAAAATTCAGTTCAGCGCAAGGTTAAGACGAAGAAATTGATAGCTTCTACTGGAACAGTCTCGACGATGATAGGGAAGGATTATGTGAGGACAACTCCAAAGAAGagttgttcaaagttcaagggATTAAATGATGAAACATCGAGCAACGATGATGTTGAGCAGTTTTTATATTCCATGCTTGGGGAGAACTCTGATTTGAGCTTAGCTGTCATCAGAGATGTGTTAT GTCAATGCGGATATGAAGTTGAGAAG GCTCTGAGTGTGTTGCTTGAATTATCAGCTTCCTCTAATGAGCAACCTAAGCTTAGCGACTGTAGTGCAAACTGGAAAGAAGAGGCAGTGTTTCTTCATTCAAGTAACGGT CTTACTGATAGGACATCTGATTCTACTTCTCATTCATCTGAAGGCGAAGTTCTTGATAATGTGTGGTTTTGGGGGCCTCCTGGCAG GAATCAGTTAAAAGTTCCTGCTGGAAACTCAGAACATTCTTCATCATCTACAGCAGGAAGTTCTGGGCCAGTACTTCCTCAAGATATCCTGGAATCTTTGTTTAATATGCCAACCCCTAAGAGTGCTGAACATGAACCAACTACTATGAACTGGAAGAATGTAGTGAAGAAAATGACATCTTTGGGACAAAGGTTTGGATCTTGTCCTAATGATATTCCACCACTACAGCATACTCATG CTGAGGGAGCTGAGTATCAGCTGTTTAGGGAAGCTGCAAAGCAACATTGGGAGTCAATGAGATCCCATTATCAGAAG GCTGCTACAGCTTTTTCAAATGGCCAATTGGGACATGCTGCTTATCTTGCGGATCAG GGTAGGCTACACAACCGAAAAGCTCAAGAGGCTGATGCGAAGGCTAGCCAGGATATATTTGCAGCTAG CTGTTAG
- the LOC129900798 gene encoding putative pentatricopeptide repeat-containing protein At1g12700, mitochondrial isoform X2, with protein MKRISLRNGNAIPFISFFPNSHSASAISGKGKVGLNSSNFDKVKSLDDAVNLFNQMNGIPFGIVTFTTLLRGIFAENKVKDAVELFKKLVRDKVCEPDVVMYATVMNGLSKRGHTQKTVSLLRLMEQGNTKPDIYIYNIVIDSLCKDGNCDVAITLLNEMKQRGIPSNIVTYNSTVDGLCRIGQWEKVKILLSEMVNHNIYPNVCTFNILTHGLCKEGNVEDAVEVMKYMVEKGVEPNIITYSAIMDGYCLRGQLDRARRIFDSLIEKGIEPNIFSYSILINGYCKKKKVDEAMQLFCEISQKGSKPDIVTYSTILQGLFEVGRTGDAKQIYAEMLSAGTKPDIYTHAILLNGYFKCGLVEEAMSLFNKLERSGEYTKIAFYNVVINGLCKNGKLNEAHVLFEKLSFLGLLPDVRTYNVMINGFCLEGLFDEAKDILGKMEDNGCSPNNVTYNVIVQGFLRCNKISEMASFMKEMAGRDFSFDATSAEFLVNIVRENPSVLDMIPELHSKNKK; from the exons ATGAAGAGAATTTCTCTGCGAAATGGCAATGCTATTCCCTTTATCTCTTTCTTCCCTAATTCACATTCTGCTTCCGCAATTTCAGGAAAGGGTAAAGTTGGGTTAAACAGTAGCAATTTTGACAAAGTAAAGAGTTTAGATGATGCTGTGAATCTCTTCAATCAAATG AATGGCATTCCATTTGGTATTGTCACCTTTACCACCCTATTAAGAGGAATCTTTGCTGAAAATAAGGTCAAAGATGcagttgaattgttcaaaaaatTGGTGAGAGACAAGGTTTGTGAGCCTGACGTAGTCATGTATGCAACTGTCATGAATGGGCTCAGCAAAAGGGGTCATACTCAAAAAACTGTAAGTTTGCTCCGTTTAATGGAACAAGGGAACACTAAGCCCGACATATATATCTACAACATTGTTATAGATTCCCTTTGCAAAGATGGAAACTGTGATGTTGCTATCACTCTTTTGAACGAGATGAAGCAGAGAGGCATTCCTTCAAACATAGTCACATATAATTCAACAGTTGATGGTTTGTGTAGGATTGGTCAGTGGGAAAAGGTTAAGATTTTGTTATCTGAGATGGTGAACCACAATATTTATCCAAATGTGTGCACCTTCAATATACTAACACATGGACTATGCAAAGAAGGGAACGTTGAAGATGCCGTGGAAGTAATGAAATACATGGTCGAAAAGGGTGTAGAGCCTAATATTATCACCTACAGTGCGATAATGGATGGATATTGTTTGCGTGGTCAACTAGATAGAGCGAGGAGAATTTTTGATAGCTTGATAGAAAAGGGCATTGAGCCTAACATTTTTAGCTATAGCATACTAATAAACGGATACtgtaagaaaaagaaagtgGATGAGGCCATGCAATTGTTTTGTGAAATTTCTCAAAAGGGATCAAAACCTGATATTGTTACCTACAGTACTATCTTGCAAGGTCTGTTTGAAGTTGGAAGAACTGGTGATGCAAAACAAATTTACGCTGAGATGCTATCTGCGGGGACCAAGCCTGATATATACACTCATGCCATTTTGCTCAATGGTTATTTTAAGTGCGGACTTGTCGAAGAAGCTATGTCACTCTTTAATAAGTTAGAAAGAAGTGGAGAATATACTAAAATTGCATTTTATAATGTTGTCATTAACGGATTGTGCAAAAATGGTAAACTTAATGAAGCGCATGTTCTTTTCGAGAAGCTTTCTTTCCTTGGATTGCTTCCTGATGTGAGAACATACAATGTTATGATAAATGGATTTTGTCTTGAAGGGTTGTTTGATGAAGCTAAAGATATTCTAGGAAAAATGGAAGACAACGGTTGTTCTCCAAACAATGTCACTTATAATGTCATTGTGCAAGGATTTCTCAGGTGCAACAAAATTAGTGAAATGGCATCTTTTATGAAGGAAATGGCTGGAAGGGACTTCTCATTTGATGCAACGTCAGCTGAGTTTTTGGTAAACATTGTAAGGGAGAATCCTTCTGTCCTTGACATGATACCAGAGCTTCACTCGAAAAATAAGAAGTGA
- the LOC129900798 gene encoding putative pentatricopeptide repeat-containing protein At1g12700, mitochondrial isoform X1 produces MKRISLRNGNAIPFISFFPNSHSASAISGKGKVGLNSSNFDKVKSLDDAVNLFNQMVRMKPLPSLVHFSKLFNNMISMKHYIAVLSLFREMQKLGIPINVFILTGVINSYCLMHRFDYAFSVLPIYLKNGIPFGIVTFTTLLRGIFAENKVKDAVELFKKLVRDKVCEPDVVMYATVMNGLSKRGHTQKTVSLLRLMEQGNTKPDIYIYNIVIDSLCKDGNCDVAITLLNEMKQRGIPSNIVTYNSTVDGLCRIGQWEKVKILLSEMVNHNIYPNVCTFNILTHGLCKEGNVEDAVEVMKYMVEKGVEPNIITYSAIMDGYCLRGQLDRARRIFDSLIEKGIEPNIFSYSILINGYCKKKKVDEAMQLFCEISQKGSKPDIVTYSTILQGLFEVGRTGDAKQIYAEMLSAGTKPDIYTHAILLNGYFKCGLVEEAMSLFNKLERSGEYTKIAFYNVVINGLCKNGKLNEAHVLFEKLSFLGLLPDVRTYNVMINGFCLEGLFDEAKDILGKMEDNGCSPNNVTYNVIVQGFLRCNKISEMASFMKEMAGRDFSFDATSAEFLVNIVRENPSVLDMIPELHSKNKK; encoded by the coding sequence ATGAAGAGAATTTCTCTGCGAAATGGCAATGCTATTCCCTTTATCTCTTTCTTCCCTAATTCACATTCTGCTTCCGCAATTTCAGGAAAGGGTAAAGTTGGGTTAAACAGTAGCAATTTTGACAAAGTAAAGAGTTTAGATGATGCTGTGAATCTCTTCAATCAAATGGTTAGAATGAAACCTCTTCCTTCACTTGTCCATTTCTCTAAATTGTTTAACAATATGATAAGTATGAAGCATTACATTGCTGTCCTTTCTCTTTTTCGAGAAATGCAGAAATTGGGTATCCCAATTAATGTTTTCATCTTGACTGGTGTGATTAATAGTTATTGTCTGATGCATCGTTTTGATTATGCATTTTCGGTGTTACCCATTTACTTGAAGAATGGCATTCCATTTGGTATTGTCACCTTTACCACCCTATTAAGAGGAATCTTTGCTGAAAATAAGGTCAAAGATGcagttgaattgttcaaaaaatTGGTGAGAGACAAGGTTTGTGAGCCTGACGTAGTCATGTATGCAACTGTCATGAATGGGCTCAGCAAAAGGGGTCATACTCAAAAAACTGTAAGTTTGCTCCGTTTAATGGAACAAGGGAACACTAAGCCCGACATATATATCTACAACATTGTTATAGATTCCCTTTGCAAAGATGGAAACTGTGATGTTGCTATCACTCTTTTGAACGAGATGAAGCAGAGAGGCATTCCTTCAAACATAGTCACATATAATTCAACAGTTGATGGTTTGTGTAGGATTGGTCAGTGGGAAAAGGTTAAGATTTTGTTATCTGAGATGGTGAACCACAATATTTATCCAAATGTGTGCACCTTCAATATACTAACACATGGACTATGCAAAGAAGGGAACGTTGAAGATGCCGTGGAAGTAATGAAATACATGGTCGAAAAGGGTGTAGAGCCTAATATTATCACCTACAGTGCGATAATGGATGGATATTGTTTGCGTGGTCAACTAGATAGAGCGAGGAGAATTTTTGATAGCTTGATAGAAAAGGGCATTGAGCCTAACATTTTTAGCTATAGCATACTAATAAACGGATACtgtaagaaaaagaaagtgGATGAGGCCATGCAATTGTTTTGTGAAATTTCTCAAAAGGGATCAAAACCTGATATTGTTACCTACAGTACTATCTTGCAAGGTCTGTTTGAAGTTGGAAGAACTGGTGATGCAAAACAAATTTACGCTGAGATGCTATCTGCGGGGACCAAGCCTGATATATACACTCATGCCATTTTGCTCAATGGTTATTTTAAGTGCGGACTTGTCGAAGAAGCTATGTCACTCTTTAATAAGTTAGAAAGAAGTGGAGAATATACTAAAATTGCATTTTATAATGTTGTCATTAACGGATTGTGCAAAAATGGTAAACTTAATGAAGCGCATGTTCTTTTCGAGAAGCTTTCTTTCCTTGGATTGCTTCCTGATGTGAGAACATACAATGTTATGATAAATGGATTTTGTCTTGAAGGGTTGTTTGATGAAGCTAAAGATATTCTAGGAAAAATGGAAGACAACGGTTGTTCTCCAAACAATGTCACTTATAATGTCATTGTGCAAGGATTTCTCAGGTGCAACAAAATTAGTGAAATGGCATCTTTTATGAAGGAAATGGCTGGAAGGGACTTCTCATTTGATGCAACGTCAGCTGAGTTTTTGGTAAACATTGTAAGGGAGAATCCTTCTGTCCTTGACATGATACCAGAGCTTCACTCGAAAAATAAGAAGTGA
- the LOC129898563 gene encoding SMR domain-containing protein At5g58720 isoform X4 — MKHQKKKKRSKTCKQVGVGNGSLPSGNSNEGGESVVTALTDAFSSLSVEEAKCAYKEANGDLNKAMEILGEMVERKEEDKVTSCSSSSGNVSSSLDSSNSDMFVGGHSWQNSVQRKVKTKKLIASTGTVSTMIGKDYVRTTPKKSCSKFKGLNDETSSNDDVEQFLYSMLGENSDLSLAVIRDVLCQCGYEVEKALSVLLELSASSNEQPKLSDCSANWKEEAVFLHSSNGLTDRTSDSTSHSSEGEVLDNVWFWGPPGRNQLKVPAGNSEHSSSSTAGSSGPVLPQDILESLFNMPTPKSAEHEPTTMNWKNVVKKMTSLGQRFGSCPNDIPPLQHTHAEGAEYQLFREAAKQHWESMRSHYQKAATAFSNGQLGHAAYLADQVTHLYFAGVRLTPLDFLEVNSLPP, encoded by the exons ATGAAGcatcagaagaagaagaagagatcgAAAACTTGTAAACAAGTTGGGGTTGGTAATGGTTCTCTGCCATCTGGTAATAGCAATGAGGGAGGGGAGAGTGTTGTGACGGCTTTAACGGATGCATTTAGCTCTCTATCTGTGGAGGAAGCAAAGTGTGCTTATAAAGAGGCAAACGGGGACTTGAATAAAGCAATGGAGATTTTGGGTGAAATGGTGGAGCGTAAGGAAGAGGATAAAGTCACTAGTTGTTCTAGCTCAAGTGGAAATGTTAGTTCAAGTTTGGATTCGAGTAACTCGGATATGTTTGTTGGGGGTCATTCCTGGCAAAATTCAGTTCAGCGCAAGGTTAAGACGAAGAAATTGATAGCTTCTACTGGAACAGTCTCGACGATGATAGGGAAGGATTATGTGAGGACAACTCCAAAGAAGagttgttcaaagttcaagggATTAAATGATGAAACATCGAGCAACGATGATGTTGAGCAGTTTTTATATTCCATGCTTGGGGAGAACTCTGATTTGAGCTTAGCTGTCATCAGAGATGTGTTAT GTCAATGCGGATATGAAGTTGAGAAG GCTCTGAGTGTGTTGCTTGAATTATCAGCTTCCTCTAATGAGCAACCTAAGCTTAGCGACTGTAGTGCAAACTGGAAAGAAGAGGCAGTGTTTCTTCATTCAAGTAACGGT CTTACTGATAGGACATCTGATTCTACTTCTCATTCATCTGAAGGCGAAGTTCTTGATAATGTGTGGTTTTGGGGGCCTCCTGGCAG GAATCAGTTAAAAGTTCCTGCTGGAAACTCAGAACATTCTTCATCATCTACAGCAGGAAGTTCTGGGCCAGTACTTCCTCAAGATATCCTGGAATCTTTGTTTAATATGCCAACCCCTAAGAGTGCTGAACATGAACCAACTACTATGAACTGGAAGAATGTAGTGAAGAAAATGACATCTTTGGGACAAAGGTTTGGATCTTGTCCTAATGATATTCCACCACTACAGCATACTCATG CTGAGGGAGCTGAGTATCAGCTGTTTAGGGAAGCTGCAAAGCAACATTGGGAGTCAATGAGATCCCATTATCAGAAG GCTGCTACAGCTTTTTCAAATGGCCAATTGGGACATGCTGCTTATCTTGCGGATCAG GTTACACACCTATATTTTGCGGGGGTCCGATTAACCCCCCTGGACTTTCTGGAAGTGAATTCATTACCACCCTGA
- the LOC129898563 gene encoding SMR domain-containing protein At5g58720 isoform X2 — MKHQKKKKRSKTCKQVGVGNGSLPSGNSNEGGESVVTALTDAFSSLSVEEAKCAYKEANGDLNKAMEILGEMVERKEEDKVTSCSSSSGNVSSSLDSSNSDMFVGGHSWQNSVQRKVKTKKLIASTGTVSTMIGKDYVRTTPKKSCSKFKGLNDETSSNDDVEQFLYSMLGENSDLSLAVIRDVLCQCGYEVEKALSVLLELSASSNEQPKLSDCSANWKEEAVFLHSSNGLTDRTSDSTSHSSEGEVLDNVWFWGPPGRNQLKVPAGNSEHSSSSTAGSSGPVLPQDILESLFNMPTPKSAEHEPTTMNWKNVVKKMTSLGQRFGSCPNDIPPLQHTHAEGAEYQLFREAAKQHWESMRSHYQKAATAFSNGQLGHAAYLADQDCSMRQTIGTRHESQGLYHITFSNSFTAYFVTDPTDLIHKRLGHPSLSKLQKMMPSLYSLDCESCQLGKHTRVTFSRKGSFRVYFFISSL; from the exons ATGAAGcatcagaagaagaagaagagatcgAAAACTTGTAAACAAGTTGGGGTTGGTAATGGTTCTCTGCCATCTGGTAATAGCAATGAGGGAGGGGAGAGTGTTGTGACGGCTTTAACGGATGCATTTAGCTCTCTATCTGTGGAGGAAGCAAAGTGTGCTTATAAAGAGGCAAACGGGGACTTGAATAAAGCAATGGAGATTTTGGGTGAAATGGTGGAGCGTAAGGAAGAGGATAAAGTCACTAGTTGTTCTAGCTCAAGTGGAAATGTTAGTTCAAGTTTGGATTCGAGTAACTCGGATATGTTTGTTGGGGGTCATTCCTGGCAAAATTCAGTTCAGCGCAAGGTTAAGACGAAGAAATTGATAGCTTCTACTGGAACAGTCTCGACGATGATAGGGAAGGATTATGTGAGGACAACTCCAAAGAAGagttgttcaaagttcaagggATTAAATGATGAAACATCGAGCAACGATGATGTTGAGCAGTTTTTATATTCCATGCTTGGGGAGAACTCTGATTTGAGCTTAGCTGTCATCAGAGATGTGTTAT GTCAATGCGGATATGAAGTTGAGAAG GCTCTGAGTGTGTTGCTTGAATTATCAGCTTCCTCTAATGAGCAACCTAAGCTTAGCGACTGTAGTGCAAACTGGAAAGAAGAGGCAGTGTTTCTTCATTCAAGTAACGGT CTTACTGATAGGACATCTGATTCTACTTCTCATTCATCTGAAGGCGAAGTTCTTGATAATGTGTGGTTTTGGGGGCCTCCTGGCAG GAATCAGTTAAAAGTTCCTGCTGGAAACTCAGAACATTCTTCATCATCTACAGCAGGAAGTTCTGGGCCAGTACTTCCTCAAGATATCCTGGAATCTTTGTTTAATATGCCAACCCCTAAGAGTGCTGAACATGAACCAACTACTATGAACTGGAAGAATGTAGTGAAGAAAATGACATCTTTGGGACAAAGGTTTGGATCTTGTCCTAATGATATTCCACCACTACAGCATACTCATG CTGAGGGAGCTGAGTATCAGCTGTTTAGGGAAGCTGCAAAGCAACATTGGGAGTCAATGAGATCCCATTATCAGAAG GCTGCTACAGCTTTTTCAAATGGCCAATTGGGACATGCTGCTTATCTTGCGGATCAG GACTGCAGTATGAGACAAACGATTGGCACAAGACATGAATCACAAGGCCTTTACCATATTACCTTTTCAAATTCCTTCACAGCATACTTCGTTACAGATCCTACAGACCTAATTCACAAACGTTTGGGACATCCGAGTTTATCCAAGCTGCAAAAGATGATGCCTAGTTTGTATAGTTTAGACTGTGAGTCGTGTCAACTTGGGAAACACACTCGTGTTACATTTTCACGTAAAGGTTCATTCAGAGTCTATTTTTTCATTAGTTCATTATGA